In Porphyromonas cangingivalis, a genomic segment contains:
- the rplI gene encoding 50S ribosomal protein L9 has product MLVILKEDIANLGFKDEIVEVKPGYGRNFLIPRGLAVIASESAQKVLAENQRQRAHKLAKIKADAEAVAAKMEGVKLTIVAKTSSTGTIFGSVTNIQIAEELEKLGFELNRKMIHVANIKEIGHYIAKVRLHKDVTVEVPFTVESETATIAAPAEEAPVAEAPAETTEA; this is encoded by the coding sequence ATGTTAGTTATTTTGAAAGAAGACATCGCTAATCTTGGCTTCAAGGACGAGATCGTCGAAGTAAAGCCCGGATATGGTCGCAACTTTCTAATCCCAAGAGGTCTTGCAGTCATCGCCTCTGAAAGCGCTCAGAAAGTATTGGCTGAAAACCAAAGACAACGTGCTCACAAGTTGGCTAAGATCAAGGCTGATGCTGAGGCTGTGGCTGCCAAGATGGAAGGCGTGAAGCTTACTATCGTCGCAAAGACAAGTTCGACAGGTACAATCTTTGGTTCGGTGACAAACATCCAAATCGCAGAAGAGCTTGAAAAGCTCGGCTTCGAACTTAACCGTAAGATGATTCATGTCGCGAACATCAAGGAAATCGGCCACTACATCGCAAAGGTACGTCTACACAAGGATGTAACTGTCGAAGTGCCATTCACTGTCGAGTCAGAGACTGCGACTATTGCGGCTCCTGCTGAAGAAGCACCTGTCGCAGAAGCACCTGCAGAAACAACAGAAGCTTAA
- a CDS encoding AraC family transcriptional regulator, whose protein sequence is MSHLISIKELSSTDVLEDTFTSPLYCIFLFAQGGHFAVDGTAYRTDKNTVLFLTPYQSLQWFRQPKVCRQVSFHGDFYCIEYHKYEVACNGLLFNNAYLTPYVEVSDALLSHLHQLTEYIRTEQQVDMEEQPFTASVIKSYLQLLLALCSREKEAAEGQHATVIDGQAFLFEQLLEKHHLSERRVGFYADQIGVSVEVLSRKSRQAFGKTPTQLIQDRVIIAAKRLLHLSDKSIKEIAVLLNFQDEFYFSRYFKKATGLSPKHFRDEVGISIITTVHPTL, encoded by the coding sequence ATGTCGCATTTGATTTCTATAAAAGAGCTTTCGTCTACCGATGTGCTGGAGGACACTTTTACCTCTCCGCTTTACTGCATCTTTCTGTTTGCGCAGGGAGGTCACTTTGCGGTCGATGGTACGGCATACCGGACAGACAAAAATACGGTGCTCTTCCTGACTCCATATCAGAGCCTGCAGTGGTTCCGACAGCCGAAGGTCTGTCGTCAGGTCTCTTTTCACGGAGATTTCTACTGTATCGAGTATCACAAATATGAGGTGGCGTGCAATGGACTATTGTTCAACAATGCATATCTGACGCCCTATGTCGAGGTGTCTGATGCGCTATTGAGTCATCTTCATCAGTTGACCGAATATATTCGTACGGAGCAGCAGGTCGATATGGAGGAGCAGCCCTTTACTGCCTCTGTCATCAAGTCTTATTTGCAGCTCCTTTTGGCACTTTGCAGTCGGGAGAAAGAGGCTGCGGAGGGTCAGCACGCTACTGTCATAGATGGTCAGGCTTTCCTTTTCGAGCAACTCCTCGAGAAGCATCACCTCTCCGAACGTCGGGTAGGTTTTTATGCCGATCAAATAGGCGTATCTGTCGAGGTCTTGAGCCGAAAGAGCCGACAAGCCTTTGGCAAGACGCCCACACAGTTGATACAAGATCGGGTGATCATCGCAGCCAAGAGGCTGCTACACCTCTCGGATAAGAGTATCAAGGAGATTGCGGTGCTTCTCAACTTCCAAGATGAATTTTATTTCAGTCGTTACTTCAAGAAGGCCACAGGGCTTTCTCCCAAACATTTCAGGGATGAGGTCGGCATATCGATCATCACGACTGTCCATCCGACCCTTTGA
- a CDS encoding DUF417 family protein has translation MKQFVAQLFERGSKILLGLERPFFNFMRISIFVVMAWIGGLKACQYEADGIVHFVSNSPFMCFLYNNSDKYVENEKGEMVKEYTLYKNPEGKMVQKNIDWHKSNGTYPFSYGLGTFIVLIGLTVLLGIWFPKVGLIGGMLTFGMSIVTLSFLITTPESWVPNLGGDLPTPHYGFPYLSGVGRLVIKDIIMSAGGLLVAWDAARRILQRKA, from the coding sequence ATGAAACAGTTTGTAGCACAACTATTCGAAAGAGGAAGTAAGATTTTATTGGGCTTGGAGCGTCCATTCTTTAACTTCATGCGCATTTCCATCTTTGTCGTGATGGCTTGGATCGGTGGCCTCAAGGCTTGCCAGTACGAAGCTGACGGTATTGTTCACTTTGTCAGCAACAGCCCCTTTATGTGTTTTCTATACAATAACTCTGACAAGTATGTGGAGAACGAAAAGGGCGAGATGGTCAAAGAGTACACCCTGTACAAGAACCCCGAGGGTAAGATGGTGCAGAAGAATATCGACTGGCACAAGTCCAACGGTACTTACCCCTTCTCATACGGTTTGGGTACATTCATTGTTTTGATTGGTCTGACTGTGCTTTTGGGCATCTGGTTTCCTAAAGTCGGACTCATCGGAGGTATGTTGACTTTCGGAATGTCGATCGTCACACTCTCGTTTCTTATCACTACGCCTGAGTCTTGGGTGCCCAATCTGGGTGGAGACTTACCGACACCCCACTACGGATTCCCCTATCTTTCGGGTGTCGGCCGATTGGTCATCAAGGATATCATCATGAGTGCCGGAGGCCTGCTTGTGGCTTGGGATGCTGCTCGTAGGATACTCCAACGCAAAGCCTGA
- a CDS encoding S24 family peptidase, protein MADRKEILGRKRRLAACYKHLKKQKLAGSYSDLGVAMGIPPVSVRVAFSKASDFISPKFISTFCSAYPFTFSEQWILTGEGEMLLPTGHAAASPFPERWQRVKHLLDLEGLTYTKMSALLGYPNNTTLYRIVKLHTRPQDETLERILNHFPKYNRDWLFNGRGEVLMTRIIPKSKQEDTVAFYDEYEEKAFPLISDPAAAGTLTNFSDYDPDEDERMVRIPVDRDYQGKYALFKVKGASMDDGTPFSLSDGDIVLARMIPQLYWQYKLHKNAWRYFIFVTRTEGIIIKSIAEHDPEEGTLLLRSLNPDYADITIHMEEIQAIYNVIELTRRSLRW, encoded by the coding sequence ATGGCAGATCGTAAGGAAATACTTGGACGAAAAAGAAGGCTTGCAGCGTGCTATAAGCACCTCAAAAAACAAAAGCTCGCAGGCTCTTACTCGGATCTGGGGGTAGCCATGGGGATACCACCGGTGTCTGTACGTGTTGCGTTCAGCAAGGCTTCGGACTTCATTTCGCCGAAGTTCATTTCCACATTTTGCAGTGCTTATCCCTTCACATTTTCAGAGCAATGGATACTTACGGGGGAAGGTGAGATGCTACTGCCGACAGGGCACGCAGCCGCCTCTCCGTTTCCGGAGCGTTGGCAGAGGGTCAAACACTTACTCGATCTCGAAGGCCTGACGTATACAAAGATGAGTGCTCTCCTCGGTTATCCCAACAACACAACGCTTTACCGCATCGTCAAGCTCCACACACGCCCCCAAGATGAGACGCTCGAACGCATCCTCAATCACTTCCCCAAGTACAACCGCGACTGGCTCTTCAACGGTCGTGGTGAAGTCCTTATGACAAGGATCATCCCAAAATCGAAACAAGAAGATACTGTAGCCTTCTACGACGAATACGAAGAGAAAGCATTCCCTCTCATCTCCGATCCTGCGGCAGCCGGCACCTTGACCAACTTCTCCGATTATGATCCGGACGAGGATGAACGGATGGTGCGCATCCCTGTCGATCGTGACTATCAGGGTAAATATGCCCTCTTCAAGGTCAAAGGAGCATCGATGGATGACGGGACCCCATTCTCCCTCTCTGATGGAGACATCGTCCTTGCTCGTATGATCCCACAGCTCTATTGGCAGTACAAACTACACAAAAATGCCTGGAGATACTTCATCTTTGTCACCAGGACCGAGGGGATCATCATCAAGAGTATTGCCGAGCATGATCCCGAAGAGGGGACTCTTCTCCTACGCTCTCTCAACCCCGACTATGCAGACATCACCATCCACATGGAGGAGATCCAGGCGATATACAACGTGATCGAACTCACCCGACGCAGTCTGCGGTGGTAA
- a CDS encoding GIN domain-containing protein, with amino-acid sequence MKPIHSLLLGFVATLLFVSIAYAIQRRPQIFGRETSEAIIKRELSVPVADIQVAFPMEITVVSSDKNLLEIRGTKSDLDKISVSVTKEELRIKQSSFSWRILKVRKRVRAVLYTTDPDRIEAVELSSASGMSIEPRIMVRRFELEGSGASSFTADIEAYDVSLDLSGASSARIKGNAETIDADLSGASELQYQGRCDVCILDVSGASTFKGRDLIVELVEGEISGASDVVIGAKTYGKIAVTGASDLESPKDADRSDKGISSEISVSGGSSFSGSSFAPQGKVKISGSSNVKLYAVFGHADISVTGASDLKIYGGCDFFKAKVSGSSECDAKSFATRSAEVEVSSSSEAIVNVSDYLKADVGSLGLLEHVGEPRQKSFVSNCNDRVRRR; translated from the coding sequence ATGAAGCCCATCCATTCTCTACTCCTTGGTTTTGTCGCGACACTCCTTTTTGTATCCATTGCCTATGCCATACAGAGACGACCTCAGATCTTCGGTCGGGAGACATCTGAGGCGATCATCAAGCGCGAACTGTCTGTGCCTGTTGCCGACATCCAAGTAGCCTTTCCGATGGAGATTACGGTAGTGTCTTCCGACAAAAATCTTTTGGAGATAAGGGGGACGAAAAGTGACCTCGACAAGATATCTGTCTCTGTGACAAAGGAGGAGCTACGCATCAAACAGAGTTCGTTCAGCTGGAGGATCCTCAAGGTGCGCAAGAGGGTACGTGCCGTTTTATATACGACCGATCCCGATAGGATAGAAGCTGTGGAGCTCTCTTCGGCTTCCGGTATGAGCATTGAGCCACGTATCATGGTACGCCGGTTCGAACTCGAAGGTTCGGGTGCTTCGTCCTTCACCGCAGACATCGAAGCCTATGACGTATCCTTGGATTTGAGTGGTGCCAGCTCTGCTCGTATCAAGGGGAATGCAGAGACTATCGATGCAGACCTCTCTGGGGCTTCGGAATTGCAGTATCAGGGGAGGTGTGATGTCTGCATCTTGGATGTTTCGGGGGCTTCGACATTCAAGGGACGTGACCTCATTGTCGAGCTTGTGGAAGGCGAAATCTCCGGAGCTTCGGATGTCGTCATCGGTGCAAAGACCTACGGAAAGATCGCTGTCACGGGAGCTTCGGATCTGGAGAGCCCCAAAGATGCCGACAGAAGCGACAAAGGCATATCGAGTGAGATCTCTGTGTCAGGAGGCTCTTCATTTTCCGGATCCAGTTTTGCTCCTCAAGGTAAGGTCAAAATCAGTGGCTCAAGCAACGTGAAGCTATACGCCGTCTTTGGCCATGCTGACATTTCTGTCACGGGAGCTTCGGATCTCAAGATCTATGGCGGTTGCGACTTTTTCAAGGCGAAAGTCTCCGGCAGTTCCGAGTGTGATGCAAAATCCTTTGCCACCAGAAGTGCAGAGGTCGAAGTCTCCTCATCAAGTGAAGCCATCGTCAATGTCTCGGACTATCTCAAGGCTGATGTGGGTTCGTTGGGTTTGCTTGAGCACGTGGGAGAGCCACGACAAAAGAGCTTTGTGTCCAACTGTAACGACCGTGTCCGCAGACGATAA
- a CDS encoding bifunctional folylpolyglutamate synthase/dihydrofolate synthase — translation MTSYEATIDYLFNALPVFQHQGGSAYKPGLERVDELLSLCGNPHKKLKTIHIAGTNGKGSSSHMLASILQSAGYRVGLFTSPHLIDFRERIRIDGEMIPEQYVIDFVEDIRPRIPEGLQPSFFELTTAMAFSYFARVGTDIAVIEVGMGGRLDSTNVISPLLSVITNVSVDHAAFLGGTLEAIATEKAGIIKPQTPVILGRSVEHEVYDVVAKTAHAHKAPLTIADQSSEVTDVRPAGDGSQDLDTLHFGIIRQPLGGAYQVENTTTVLCACLRLAELGLSITPTHVREGIHSVARTGLKGRLQVVRDTAPRIILDTGHNPGAWIYLSRQLKEWASQAPLLCVLGMAGDKDVSEVLTLLPKTNTHYICCKAKGERSMPAEKLLKIMQDKGFEHCECIPSIARAYDTAVERCVSEGIPTLFIGGSNFVIGELLSERTFEGLVP, via the coding sequence ATGACATCTTACGAGGCTACGATAGACTATTTGTTCAACGCTTTACCTGTGTTTCAACATCAAGGTGGAAGTGCCTACAAGCCCGGGTTGGAGCGCGTCGACGAACTCCTTTCGCTCTGTGGCAATCCACACAAGAAGCTCAAGACCATACACATCGCCGGGACGAACGGCAAAGGCTCGAGTTCACACATGCTCGCTTCTATCTTACAGAGTGCCGGATATCGTGTGGGGCTCTTCACCTCACCTCACCTCATAGACTTCAGAGAACGCATCCGTATCGACGGAGAGATGATCCCCGAGCAGTATGTCATAGACTTCGTCGAGGACATCCGTCCTCGCATCCCCGAGGGACTCCAGCCTTCTTTCTTCGAGCTGACGACAGCGATGGCATTCAGTTACTTTGCCCGGGTCGGCACCGACATCGCCGTGATAGAGGTCGGCATGGGCGGACGCCTTGACAGCACCAACGTCATCAGTCCGCTCCTCAGTGTCATCACAAACGTGAGCGTCGATCACGCAGCCTTCTTGGGCGGTACGCTCGAAGCCATAGCCACCGAGAAGGCAGGCATCATCAAGCCACAAACACCGGTCATCCTCGGACGTAGTGTGGAGCACGAGGTCTATGATGTGGTGGCAAAGACCGCTCATGCCCACAAGGCACCCCTTACCATCGCCGATCAGAGTAGCGAAGTGACCGATGTCCGACCTGCCGGGGATGGCAGTCAAGATCTTGACACCCTGCACTTCGGTATCATTCGCCAGCCACTCGGTGGGGCTTATCAGGTCGAAAATACCACTACCGTCCTCTGCGCTTGTCTCCGACTTGCCGAGCTCGGTCTTTCCATCACTCCGACCCACGTGAGAGAAGGGATCCACTCTGTCGCCCGCACCGGACTCAAAGGTCGTCTGCAAGTCGTCCGAGACACAGCACCAAGGATCATCCTCGACACCGGACACAATCCCGGAGCTTGGATTTATCTCTCTCGCCAACTGAAAGAGTGGGCCTCTCAAGCTCCCCTCCTTTGTGTCCTGGGCATGGCCGGAGATAAGGATGTCTCCGAAGTCTTGACCCTTCTCCCCAAGACCAATACCCATTATATATGTTGTAAGGCGAAGGGAGAGCGCTCCATGCCGGCCGAAAAGCTCTTAAAGATCATGCAGGACAAGGGCTTCGAGCACTGTGAGTGCATCCCCTCCATAGCCCGAGCCTATGATACTGCTGTGGAGCGATGTGTGTCCGAGGGCATCCCGACACTCTTCATCGGGGGGAGCAACTTCGTTATCGGCGAGCTCCTTTCCGAACGCACCTTCGAAGGTCTTGTCCCATAA
- a CDS encoding DNA alkylation repair protein yields the protein MEIDNILNKIQQIEHGFQHILDGANEILSAYSEKQCFELALTLFEHEAYQARMLATTILGKLATEDNNALCFLKEQVSTDENWRVQEMLAKAFDEVCKHRGYEASLPLIEEWMNDNNPNVIRAVTEGLRIWTSRPHFKENPSVAIALISKHKAHESEYLRKSVGNALRDMSKKHSELIRQEVQQWDLSNPRILFTYKLAAKLLK from the coding sequence ATGGAAATAGACAATATCTTGAACAAAATACAGCAAATTGAACATGGATTTCAGCATATCCTTGACGGAGCAAATGAAATCCTTTCTGCATATTCAGAAAAACAATGTTTTGAACTTGCACTCACGTTGTTTGAACATGAAGCCTATCAAGCCCGAATGTTGGCAACAACTATATTGGGCAAATTGGCAACAGAAGATAATAACGCACTTTGTTTTCTGAAAGAGCAAGTAAGCACCGATGAGAATTGGCGTGTACAGGAAATGCTTGCAAAGGCATTTGACGAAGTTTGCAAACACAGAGGGTATGAAGCTTCTTTACCTCTCATTGAAGAATGGATGAATGATAATAATCCGAATGTTATCCGTGCTGTAACGGAGGGGTTGAGAATTTGGACAAGTCGCCCACACTTCAAGGAAAATCCATCTGTGGCTATTGCTCTAATCAGTAAGCACAAAGCACATGAGAGCGAGTATCTTCGGAAATCTGTTGGAAACGCTTTAAGGGATATGAGCAAGAAACATTCAGAATTGATACGACAGGAAGTGCAACAATGGGATTTGTCCAATCCCCGAATCCTGTTCACCTACAAACTTGCAGCGAAATTGCTAAAATAA
- a CDS encoding GNAT family N-acetyltransferase, whose product MKIERVAKNKKQFLDLLLLADEQENMIDKYLSRGDLFALYDDDLKGICVVVPVSSDTCELKNIATYEQYRGKGYGRRLIDYISDFYKKDYEAMLVGTGEVPAILSFYENCGFEKSHRIENFFTDNYDHPIFEGDIQLVDMIYLRKDL is encoded by the coding sequence ATGAAAATAGAACGAGTCGCCAAAAACAAGAAACAATTTCTTGATTTATTGCTGTTAGCGGATGAACAGGAAAATATGATTGACAAGTATTTGTCGAGAGGAGACCTGTTTGCCTTATACGATGATGACTTGAAAGGCATTTGCGTAGTGGTGCCTGTAAGCAGTGACACCTGTGAATTGAAGAACATAGCGACATACGAACAATATCGGGGTAAAGGTTACGGTAGAAGATTGATAGATTACATCTCCGATTTCTACAAAAAAGACTATGAGGCAATGCTTGTCGGTACTGGTGAAGTTCCTGCAATCCTATCGTTTTATGAAAACTGTGGGTTTGAAAAGTCTCATCGGATAGAGAATTTCTTCACTGACAATTACGACCATCCAATTTTCGAAGGAGATATACAACTCGTAGATATGATTTACCTTAGAAAGGATTTATGA
- a CDS encoding MarR family winged helix-turn-helix transcriptional regulator, producing the protein MNKTDIVFGAEKAEDSSGFLLWQVTTLWQRRIKQSLDLLDLTHTQFVLLATAASLSQNGNIVTQIDIANQSKTDRMMVSKVLRTLQSKGLIERKEHRTDTRAKEITLTRKALDLVQRAVVAVEQTDREFFGVLHTERESFNESMCKLIKNDIDRSST; encoded by the coding sequence ATGAATAAGACAGACATTGTTTTTGGAGCCGAAAAGGCCGAAGATAGTTCGGGGTTTCTGCTTTGGCAGGTTACAACACTTTGGCAGCGTCGCATAAAGCAATCATTGGATTTATTGGATTTGACACACACGCAATTCGTGCTATTGGCAACCGCTGCTTCGCTTTCTCAAAATGGTAATATCGTAACACAGATTGATATTGCAAATCAAAGTAAAACCGATCGTATGATGGTCTCTAAGGTTTTGCGCACACTACAATCAAAAGGACTGATAGAGAGAAAAGAGCATCGAACGGATACACGAGCCAAAGAAATAACCCTCACTCGAAAAGCCTTAGACCTTGTGCAAAGAGCAGTGGTTGCAGTGGAGCAAACAGATAGAGAGTTCTTTGGGGTTCTCCACACCGAGCGAGAAAGTTTCAACGAAAGTATGTGTAAGCTAATCAAGAATGACATAGATCGTTCCTCAACGTGA
- a CDS encoding SRPBCC family protein gives MWSKTYSITTNEVTREQMWKLFADVNGWHTWDSGVEYAQLNGSFEQGNHILLKPKGGPKIKIVLSEIIERKMFITVSSFPLAKIYHEHLFEETSDGLRISYTITVKGVLSFLWVKLIAQNLFISIPKDVVKQINIAKTL, from the coding sequence ATGTGGTCAAAAACGTATTCTATTACAACGAACGAAGTTACAAGAGAACAAATGTGGAAGCTATTTGCTGATGTCAATGGCTGGCATACATGGGATAGTGGGGTGGAATATGCCCAATTGAATGGATCGTTTGAACAAGGTAATCACATTCTATTGAAACCTAAGGGAGGTCCGAAGATAAAGATTGTCCTTTCAGAAATAATAGAGAGAAAAATGTTTATCACGGTTTCCTCTTTTCCTTTGGCAAAAATCTATCACGAGCATTTGTTTGAGGAAACCTCTGATGGGTTGAGAATTTCATATACTATCACGGTAAAAGGAGTGTTGAGTTTCTTATGGGTAAAACTTATTGCCCAAAATCTGTTCATTTCAATTCCAAAAGATGTTGTAAAACAAATAAACATAGCCAAGACACTATGA
- a CDS encoding helix-turn-helix domain-containing protein has protein sequence MGHEIVNKETPEMKQLISGIQEVSKRIREIAQTHRPLFGGEIYLTGREVCEHLFVSPRTLQDYRDKGIILYAQIAGKILYRLSDINRLLQENYRR, from the coding sequence ATGGGACATGAAATCGTAAATAAAGAAACACCCGAAATGAAACAACTCATTTCGGGTATTCAAGAAGTAAGCAAACGTATTAGGGAGATTGCCCAAACGCACCGTCCGCTGTTCGGGGGAGAAATCTATCTTACGGGGCGAGAGGTATGCGAACACCTTTTCGTTAGTCCTCGTACCTTGCAAGACTATCGGGACAAGGGCATTATTCTCTACGCCCAAATCGCAGGGAAAATACTCTATCGCCTCTCAGACATCAACCGACTACTGCAAGAGAACTATCGGAGATAA
- a CDS encoding ABC transporter ATP-binding protein: MIRLKGIHKTYKGAQPLHVLRGIDLEIAEGEMVAIMGASGSGKSTLLNVLGILDTYDEGEYILNGRMIRDLNEDQAADVRSQEIGFVFQSFNLIAFKTAKENVALPLFYQGIGHKERSRRAMELLEEVGLAEWSHHLPGEMSGGQKQRVAIARALIADPSIILADEPTGALDSKTTVEVMALLRSVNRRGKTIIIVTHEASVAEACDRIIYIKDGLITSQS; encoded by the coding sequence ATGATACGACTTAAAGGAATACACAAAACATATAAGGGAGCACAGCCCCTGCACGTCCTCCGGGGGATCGATCTCGAGATCGCAGAGGGTGAGATGGTCGCCATCATGGGAGCGAGTGGCTCGGGTAAGAGTACCCTCCTCAATGTCTTGGGCATCCTCGATACCTACGATGAGGGAGAATATATCCTCAATGGGCGGATGATAAGGGATCTCAATGAGGATCAGGCAGCTGATGTCCGAAGTCAGGAGATCGGTTTTGTGTTTCAGTCATTCAATCTTATTGCGTTCAAGACCGCGAAGGAGAATGTCGCCCTACCTCTTTTTTATCAGGGTATCGGTCACAAGGAGCGTAGCCGAAGAGCCATGGAGCTCCTCGAGGAGGTAGGTCTTGCCGAATGGAGTCACCACTTGCCCGGGGAGATGAGTGGAGGACAGAAGCAACGTGTAGCCATCGCTCGTGCGTTGATCGCGGATCCTTCCATCATCCTTGCCGATGAACCCACCGGAGCACTCGACAGTAAGACGACCGTGGAGGTCATGGCACTGCTCCGGAGCGTCAATCGACGGGGCAAGACGATCATCATCGTGACCCATGAGGCTTCGGTGGCAGAGGCTTGCGACCGTATCATCTACATCAAGGACGGTCTCATCACTTCACAAAGCTAA
- a CDS encoding ABC transporter permease: MLFSREYIEEIGLTLKRNKLRTFLTGFAVAWGVLFLILLLGVGAGVRSGVIYNISQNASINDIVTASLWWTSMPYKGLDEQSISLTESEWQRIQEGIPEIKKLYMSKEEWRSVSADGYSSTSSKIVGMNPRYAHEMKKQTMLYGRAINEIDNRLLEKNTVLSNNLAKKIFGREDVLGEYLTTPFGRFLIVGVFLSSANYECHIPESVYDRLAPSKILTFNRVHMYCPDIRSDQELEDLRMRIFAKVRLMRPIHPDDDRVVYITSTLSERRSVDKVLNGLDLFLWAMGLSTLLIGIVGVSNIMLVTVRERMREIGIRKALGAKRVHIISMIMTESVIVTLVSGLIGLVVGVGVLVGIEQFLLTTGMGQKTIEGESFFIFRDPIILPSVAFMTVLVMVVAGAIAGFVPTRRAVRVPAVEAMRE, encoded by the coding sequence ATGCTTTTTTCGAGAGAATACATAGAAGAGATCGGACTCACATTGAAGCGAAACAAACTGAGGACTTTCCTCACGGGGTTTGCCGTTGCATGGGGAGTGCTTTTTCTCATCTTGCTCCTTGGTGTGGGGGCCGGGGTGCGCTCAGGCGTCATCTATAATATTAGTCAAAATGCGAGTATCAATGATATAGTCACTGCGTCTCTTTGGTGGACGTCGATGCCTTACAAGGGGCTTGACGAGCAGTCCATATCACTGACTGAATCGGAGTGGCAGCGGATACAAGAGGGTATTCCGGAGATCAAAAAGCTCTATATGAGCAAGGAAGAATGGAGGAGCGTGAGTGCTGATGGGTATTCGTCAACAAGTAGCAAGATCGTTGGTATGAACCCTCGCTATGCCCACGAGATGAAGAAGCAGACAATGCTGTATGGAAGAGCAATCAATGAGATAGACAATCGACTCTTAGAGAAGAATACTGTCTTGAGTAACAATCTGGCCAAGAAGATATTTGGGCGTGAGGATGTCTTGGGAGAGTACTTGACTACCCCATTTGGGAGATTTCTCATTGTGGGGGTTTTTCTGAGCTCCGCCAACTACGAATGCCATATTCCTGAAAGTGTTTACGACAGATTGGCGCCTTCGAAGATCCTGACCTTCAATCGCGTTCATATGTATTGTCCCGATATACGCAGCGATCAGGAGTTGGAGGATCTGCGGATGCGGATCTTTGCGAAGGTAAGATTGATGCGCCCCATCCATCCTGACGATGATCGTGTGGTCTATATCACTTCGACCCTTAGTGAACGTAGGAGCGTAGATAAGGTACTCAATGGCCTTGATCTCTTCCTCTGGGCTATGGGATTGAGTACGCTCCTCATCGGTATTGTCGGTGTATCCAACATCATGCTCGTCACTGTGCGTGAACGCATGCGTGAGATAGGCATCCGCAAAGCTCTTGGTGCCAAGCGTGTGCACATTATCTCCATGATCATGACTGAGAGCGTCATTGTGACATTGGTATCGGGGTTGATAGGACTGGTCGTGGGAGTCGGTGTCCTTGTAGGGATAGAGCAGTTTTTGCTGACAACAGGGATGGGACAGAAGACGATAGAGGGAGAGAGCTTCTTTATATTCAGAGATCCGATCATCCTACCATCAGTGGCCTTCATGACTGTGCTGGTGATGGTCGTCGCCGGCGCGATTGCAGGATTCGTGCCTACTCGTAGGGCTGTGCGAGTGCCCGCAGTAGAAGCAATGAGAGAATAA